A stretch of the Archangium violaceum genome encodes the following:
- a CDS encoding YcaO-like family protein: MIDPATHTAATGPAAPKRYREGTHRLRSPEETLRRVRPLMAVMGITRIANITGLDRLGIPVVTVCRPNSRSLAVSQGKGLDLTSARVSGLMEAVETYHAEHITLPLVLASHNELRFSHPLIDVTRLPRLSVGAFHPSLRLLWIEGRDLRGNTPVWLPYELVHTDYTLPLPSGSGSFFMSSNGLASGNHLLEAISHGLCEVVERDATTLWHLRTAEERQRTRLDLDTVEDPGCREVLEKFDRAGVDVAVWETTSDVGLPAFFCMSAERSPEPLRPLFPTTGAGCHPARQVALLRALTEAAQVRATLISGSRDDLGVARYYETLTDPALWLRVRKLMHSGEPVRRFHEIPSFEGDSFDEDVAWELERLAAVGLEQVVVVDLSKPAFGIAVARVVIPGLEAIHDAPGYVPGARARRLLEERSR, encoded by the coding sequence ATGATCGACCCGGCGACCCACACCGCCGCCACCGGACCGGCGGCGCCCAAGCGGTACCGGGAAGGGACGCACCGCCTGCGCTCCCCCGAGGAGACGCTGCGGCGGGTGCGTCCCCTGATGGCGGTGATGGGCATCACCCGCATCGCCAACATCACCGGCCTGGACCGTCTGGGCATTCCCGTGGTGACGGTCTGCCGGCCCAACTCACGCTCCCTCGCGGTCTCCCAGGGCAAGGGGTTGGATCTCACCTCGGCCAGGGTCTCCGGGCTCATGGAGGCCGTGGAGACGTATCACGCCGAGCACATCACCCTCCCGCTCGTACTCGCCAGTCACAACGAGCTGCGCTTCAGCCATCCGCTGATCGACGTCACCCGGCTCCCCCGGCTGTCGGTGGGCGCCTTCCACCCTTCCCTGCGGCTGCTGTGGATCGAAGGCCGCGATTTACGGGGCAACACCCCGGTGTGGCTGCCCTACGAGCTGGTGCATACCGACTACACGCTGCCGCTCCCCTCCGGCAGCGGCTCGTTCTTCATGAGCTCCAACGGGCTGGCCTCCGGCAACCACCTGCTGGAGGCGATCAGCCACGGCCTGTGCGAGGTGGTGGAGCGCGACGCGACCACCCTCTGGCACCTGCGCACCGCGGAGGAGCGGCAGCGGACCCGGCTCGACCTGGACACCGTGGAGGACCCGGGCTGCCGCGAGGTGCTGGAGAAATTCGATCGCGCCGGGGTGGACGTGGCCGTCTGGGAGACGACCTCGGATGTCGGTCTGCCCGCCTTCTTCTGCATGAGCGCCGAGCGCTCGCCGGAACCCCTCCGCCCGCTCTTTCCCACGACGGGCGCGGGGTGCCATCCCGCCCGCCAGGTGGCGCTCCTGCGCGCCCTCACCGAGGCGGCCCAGGTCCGGGCCACGTTGATCTCCGGCTCGCGCGATGACCTGGGCGTCGCCCGGTACTACGAGACCCTGACGGACCCGGCCCTCTGGCTCCGCGTCCGGAAGCTGATGCACTCCGGCGAGCCCGTGCGGCGCTTCCACGAGATTCCCTCCTTCGAGGGGGACAGCTTCGACGAGGACGTGGCCTGGGAGTTGGAGCGTCTGGCCGCGGTGGGACTCGAGCAGGTGGTGGTGGTGGACCTCTCCAAGCCCGCGTTCGGGATCGCGGTGGCGCGAGTGGTCATTCCCGGCCTGGAAGCCATTCACGACGCTCCGGGCTACGTCCCAGGTGCCCGGGCCCGCCGGCTCCTGGAGGAGCGCTCGCGATGA
- a CDS encoding TfuA-like protein, whose product MIYVFVGPTLSVEEARAELDAVFLPPAAQGDVYRTACERPEAIGLIDGYFERTPAVWHKEILWAMAEGIHVYGSASMGALRAAELASFGMRGVGATFEAFLHGDLEDDDEVAVVHAPAEEGYRPLSEAMVNIRATLASAERAGVVRLETRATLERIAKGLHYPERCYPALLAQASREGVPAVELERLRSWLPRGRINQKREDALAMLRDMREELANHPGPKKVTYSLSRTDAWEEARRRSEQLSSTLEGQGGEPLRESLLEELRISGTFPRARRGALLRALAVEEAMRQGHAVREEELREVCDTFRRERGLLEAERFERWLEEQHVEDEVSFFEGEFQVRRIEALLEPEIAWHLPDHLRSTGEYGSLLERVRRKEQVLAGSGLERPGLAEAGLSEEELWEWYFQERLERPVPADIDVYARAQGFADEDALRRAVLRERCFLLPRHGHSHESGPTPTHGEQDQAQQGQQRLRARGGTAPE is encoded by the coding sequence ATGATCTACGTCTTCGTTGGACCGACCCTCTCCGTGGAGGAAGCCAGGGCGGAGCTCGACGCGGTGTTCCTGCCGCCCGCGGCCCAGGGAGACGTGTACCGGACCGCGTGCGAACGCCCCGAGGCCATCGGGCTCATCGATGGGTACTTCGAGCGCACGCCCGCCGTGTGGCACAAGGAGATCCTCTGGGCCATGGCCGAGGGCATCCACGTCTACGGGAGCGCCAGCATGGGAGCCCTGCGCGCGGCGGAGCTGGCCTCGTTCGGCATGCGCGGAGTCGGCGCCACCTTCGAGGCGTTCCTGCACGGCGATCTGGAGGACGATGACGAGGTCGCGGTGGTGCACGCCCCGGCGGAAGAAGGCTATCGCCCGCTCTCGGAGGCAATGGTCAACATCCGGGCCACACTGGCGAGCGCCGAACGGGCGGGGGTAGTCCGCCTGGAGACGCGAGCCACATTGGAACGGATCGCCAAGGGGCTCCATTACCCGGAGCGTTGCTACCCCGCCCTGCTGGCCCAGGCTTCTCGCGAGGGAGTACCAGCCGTTGAGCTGGAGCGGCTCCGTTCCTGGTTGCCCCGGGGTCGCATCAACCAGAAGCGAGAGGACGCGCTGGCCATGCTGCGCGACATGCGCGAGGAGCTGGCGAACCACCCCGGTCCGAAGAAGGTCACCTATTCGCTCTCGCGAACGGATGCCTGGGAGGAGGCGCGCCGCCGCTCCGAGCAGCTCTCCTCGACTCTGGAGGGACAGGGAGGAGAACCCCTGCGGGAGTCGCTCCTCGAGGAGCTGCGAATCTCCGGCACGTTTCCTCGAGCCCGGCGGGGAGCACTGTTACGTGCGCTGGCGGTGGAGGAGGCCATGCGGCAGGGGCATGCCGTCCGGGAGGAAGAACTGCGTGAGGTCTGCGACACGTTCCGGCGCGAGCGCGGCTTGCTCGAAGCGGAGCGGTTCGAGCGCTGGCTCGAGGAGCAGCACGTCGAGGATGAAGTGTCGTTCTTCGAGGGGGAGTTCCAGGTGCGCCGGATCGAAGCGCTCCTCGAACCGGAGATCGCCTGGCATCTGCCAGACCACCTGCGCTCAACCGGCGAGTACGGGTCGCTCCTGGAACGCGTCCGCCGCAAGGAGCAGGTGCTCGCCGGGTCCGGACTGGAGAGGCCAGGACTGGCCGAGGCAGGGCTCTCCGAGGAGGAGCTCTGGGAATGGTACTTCCAGGAGCGGCTCGAGCGCCCCGTTCCTGCGGACATCGACGTGTACGCGCGCGCCCAGGGGTTCGCCGACGAAGATGCCCTCCGGCGAGCCGTGCTACGGGAGCGATGTTTCCTGCTCCCGCGGCACGGCCATTCTCATGAATCAGGCCCGACGCCGACGCATGGCGAGCAGGACCAGGCCCAGCAGGGGCAGCAGCGGCTGCGCGCCCGAGGCGGCACAGCCCCCGAGTGA
- the agmC gene encoding adventurous gliding motility protein AgmC, protein MKRGFQVALFAMGLFSTVALAEPDTFGLGTGRDGSLVVTEAGRVVNSYTQMTGPAAPGDGVLLVEGTEGFGAGDLVLVFQATGLVPEPRPGVSGPIVLSDDPVGRWELARLAAVGNGTLTLKGPLVHSYAARVTQVIRIPEYTDVHVQRGASLRAVPWDGGTGGVVAFLATGTVRNDGEISATGAGFRGGRYAPDASDPERCMGMAVAARPGARKGEGVAVTQYGPMKTGRESGSNGGGGGVCPMAGGGGGGNGGPGGRGGWSADLGEGSLDIGGQGGAKLVHSTFERLIFGGGGGSGHGEDWSGPEGGAGGGVIFIRALELSGLGSIAADGEAGGSASVGGGSGGGAGGDILLRLVGSAECGSVSARGGAGGNTVGGFMGGGGPGGGGGGGRVFLLAGSSSDCLATSEAGLAGFSPGMHEVRSSGSGRGAQPTMEALAVHAGVVVRSQPVPVDASAKPPPPTVTSPVDGAFVNTERGFSIAGNASDAKKVSVSIYAEGEAGIHTTKEASVSSGSWILNVPPGGYADSAAFIEGGKYIIRVKAESGSGETSDSSQDVSFFVDWSAPGTRIDTKPPLLTKSTEATFTFSSTDSDVKGFECLLDDGAYTSCTSGQKYTGLGHGLHTFAVRAVDAAGNVDGSPATYSWTVDTEAPETSLSTKPPAVTSSTSATFTFSSTSSDVVGFECALNGGSFATCTSGVEYTGLAQGLRSFAVRAVDGAGNKDGSPATHSWTVDSNAPETSLGTKPPLLTNSTEATFSFSSNETGVTYQCSLDGGAYATCTSEKKYTGLSQGPHTFAVRAVDAAGNVDGSPATYSWTVDTEAPETSLGTKPPAVTSSTSATFTFSSTSSDVVGFECALNGGSFATCTSGVEYTGLAQGLRSFAVRAVDGAGNKDGSPATHSWTVDSNAPETSLGTKPPLLTNSTEATFSFSSNETGVTYQCSLDGGAYATCTSEKKYTGLSQGPHTFAVRAVDAAGNVDGSPATYSWTVDTEAPDVRIHVKPPVLANSKEATFTYSSTARDVERFECSLDDAAFKPCPSEGITYTRLADGSHSFSVQAVDKAGNGSPTRYNWIVDTIAPEVRELRPADGEMVNSQTPLITGRLEEPLSTVRVYIDGELAGDLLVDHSGSWSFRSPMHLANGPHTVSAEATDPAGNTGPRTPMQAFTVDTEPPDTHIVEGPPSTHNSRLAAFVFSSPNGATEFECQLDDAPDYTACGAESLFSGLANGTHKLRVRAKDPAGNVDPEPSVYEWYVLVELPRAPEILEPADGAEVNTRTPGISGTAVANGSVTVYINDKKSGVALVDESGHWIFRPPEPLEDGVYRMTAEATDVAGNTSEQHSLVRVFTVRYMEGEPLRSIGGGLSCTASGTGVSLSLLGVGGLILLSARRRHRR, encoded by the coding sequence ATGAAGAGAGGGTTCCAGGTGGCGCTGTTCGCCATGGGGTTGTTTTCAACCGTGGCCCTGGCCGAGCCCGACACCTTCGGGCTGGGGACCGGGCGGGACGGGTCTCTGGTCGTGACGGAGGCGGGGAGGGTGGTCAACAGCTACACCCAGATGACGGGGCCAGCGGCGCCGGGGGACGGCGTGCTGCTGGTGGAGGGGACGGAGGGCTTCGGGGCCGGAGACCTGGTGTTGGTGTTCCAGGCGACGGGCCTCGTACCGGAGCCCAGGCCTGGGGTGTCCGGGCCGATCGTGCTCTCGGATGATCCGGTGGGACGGTGGGAGTTGGCCCGGCTGGCGGCCGTGGGGAATGGAACGCTGACGTTGAAGGGGCCGCTGGTGCACTCCTATGCGGCACGCGTGACGCAGGTCATCCGGATTCCGGAGTACACCGACGTCCACGTCCAGAGGGGCGCGAGTCTCCGCGCGGTGCCCTGGGATGGTGGCACCGGCGGAGTGGTGGCGTTCCTGGCCACGGGGACCGTGCGCAACGACGGGGAGATCAGTGCCACGGGCGCGGGATTCCGGGGGGGCCGCTATGCCCCGGACGCGTCCGACCCGGAGCGGTGCATGGGGATGGCCGTGGCCGCCCGGCCGGGAGCACGGAAGGGCGAGGGCGTGGCCGTCACGCAGTATGGCCCCATGAAGACCGGGCGGGAGAGCGGCTCCAACGGGGGTGGTGGCGGCGTGTGCCCGATGGCGGGAGGCGGCGGAGGAGGCAATGGCGGGCCAGGTGGACGAGGCGGGTGGTCCGCCGACCTGGGGGAGGGCTCCCTGGACATCGGAGGGCAGGGAGGCGCGAAGCTCGTCCATTCCACGTTCGAGCGCCTGATCTTTGGTGGAGGTGGTGGGAGTGGCCACGGCGAGGACTGGTCTGGCCCGGAAGGAGGGGCGGGAGGAGGCGTCATCTTCATTCGTGCCTTGGAGCTGTCGGGGTTGGGCTCCATTGCCGCCGATGGTGAGGCGGGTGGAAGCGCGAGTGTGGGCGGGGGCAGCGGTGGCGGGGCAGGTGGAGACATTCTCCTGCGGCTCGTCGGCTCTGCGGAGTGCGGCAGTGTCTCCGCGCGCGGCGGTGCCGGTGGAAATACCGTGGGTGGCTTCATGGGAGGTGGCGGCCCGGGAGGCGGAGGTGGCGGTGGACGAGTGTTCCTCCTGGCCGGGTCGTCGAGTGACTGTCTTGCCACCAGTGAGGCGGGACTGGCTGGTTTCTCACCAGGCATGCACGAGGTCCGCTCTTCTGGATCTGGACGTGGTGCCCAGCCGACGATGGAGGCGCTTGCCGTGCACGCGGGCGTTGTTGTCCGATCACAGCCCGTGCCTGTGGACGCTTCTGCCAAGCCGCCGCCCCCGACGGTGACGAGCCCGGTGGACGGCGCTTTTGTGAATACTGAACGGGGGTTTTCAATTGCTGGCAATGCCTCGGACGCCAAAAAAGTGAGTGTAAGTATCTATGCTGAAGGCGAGGCGGGCATTCATACGACGAAGGAGGCTTCTGTCAGCTCTGGGTCATGGATTCTGAATGTCCCCCCGGGTGGCTATGCCGACAGCGCCGCCTTCATAGAGGGCGGAAAGTATATCATAAGAGTCAAGGCGGAAAGTGGATCTGGAGAAACCAGTGATTCTTCTCAGGATGTCAGCTTTTTCGTGGACTGGAGTGCGCCAGGTACGAGAATCGATACGAAGCCGCCCCTGCTGACCAAATCGACGGAAGCCACGTTCACGTTCTCGTCAACGGACAGCGATGTGAAGGGATTCGAGTGTTTGCTGGACGATGGCGCCTACACTTCGTGCACCAGCGGGCAGAAATACACCGGGTTGGGCCACGGCCTCCATACCTTCGCGGTGCGGGCCGTGGATGCGGCGGGAAACGTGGATGGCAGCCCGGCCACGTATTCGTGGACCGTGGACACGGAGGCGCCAGAAACGAGCCTCAGTACGAAGCCGCCAGCGGTGACCAGTTCCACTTCGGCGACCTTCACGTTCTCGTCAACAAGTAGCGATGTGGTGGGATTCGAGTGCGCATTGAACGGAGGCTCCTTTGCGACCTGCACCAGTGGGGTGGAGTACACCGGGTTGGCTCAGGGACTCCGCTCCTTCGCGGTACGGGCCGTGGATGGGGCTGGCAACAAGGATGGCAGTCCGGCCACGCACTCGTGGACCGTGGACTCGAATGCGCCAGAAACGAGCCTCGGTACGAAGCCGCCCCTGCTGACCAACTCGACGGAAGCCACGTTCTCGTTCTCGTCGAATGAGACGGGTGTGACGTACCAATGCTCGCTGGATGGGGGCGCCTACGCGACGTGCACAAGTGAGAAGAAATACACCGGATTGAGTCAGGGCCCCCATACCTTCGCGGTGCGGGCCGTGGATGCGGCGGGAAACGTGGATGGCAGCCCGGCCACGTATTCGTGGACCGTGGACACGGAGGCGCCAGAAACGAGCCTCGGTACGAAGCCGCCAGCGGTGACCAGTTCCACTTCGGCGACCTTCACGTTCTCGTCAACAAGTAGCGATGTGGTGGGATTCGAGTGCGCATTGAACGGAGGCTCCTTTGCGACCTGCACCAGTGGGGTGGAGTACACCGGGTTGGCTCAGGGACTCCGCTCCTTCGCGGTACGGGCCGTGGATGGGGCTGGCAACAAGGATGGCAGTCCGGCCACGCACTCGTGGACCGTGGACTCGAATGCGCCAGAAACGAGCCTCGGTACGAAGCCGCCCCTGCTGACCAACTCGACGGAAGCCACGTTCTCGTTCTCGTCGAATGAGACGGGTGTGACGTACCAATGCTCGCTGGATGGGGGCGCCTACGCGACGTGCACAAGTGAGAAGAAATACACCGGATTGAGTCAGGGCCCCCATACCTTCGCGGTGCGGGCCGTGGATGCGGCGGGAAACGTGGATGGCAGCCCGGCCACGTATTCGTGGACCGTGGACACGGAGGCGCCGGATGTCCGCATCCATGTAAAGCCGCCCGTGTTGGCCAACTCGAAGGAGGCCACGTTCACGTACTCTTCAACGGCCAGAGATGTGGAGCGGTTCGAGTGCTCGCTGGACGATGCCGCCTTCAAGCCGTGCCCGAGCGAGGGGATCACATATACCAGACTCGCCGATGGCTCTCACTCCTTCTCCGTGCAGGCCGTGGACAAGGCGGGAAATGGTAGTCCTACTCGATACAATTGGATCGTCGACACCATTGCGCCCGAGGTGCGAGAGCTGAGGCCTGCGGATGGGGAGATGGTGAACTCACAAACGCCCCTCATTACAGGCAGGTTGGAGGAGCCGCTCAGTACGGTGCGGGTCTATATCGATGGCGAGTTGGCTGGGGATCTGCTCGTGGATCACTCGGGTTCATGGTCTTTCAGGTCGCCCATGCACCTGGCCAATGGCCCGCACACGGTGAGCGCTGAAGCCACGGATCCAGCCGGGAATACAGGTCCTCGTACCCCCATGCAGGCCTTCACCGTGGACACGGAGCCCCCTGATACCCACATTGTCGAGGGCCCACCTTCCACCCATAACTCCAGACTGGCGGCTTTCGTCTTCTCGTCCCCCAACGGAGCCACCGAATTCGAGTGCCAGCTCGACGATGCTCCGGATTACACGGCCTGTGGCGCGGAATCGCTCTTCTCGGGACTTGCCAATGGTACCCACAAGCTTCGGGTTCGCGCCAAGGACCCTGCTGGAAATGTGGACCCGGAGCCTTCGGTCTATGAATGGTATGTCCTCGTCGAGTTGCCGCGAGCTCCCGAGATCTTGGAACCAGCTGATGGTGCCGAGGTGAATACCAGGACACCGGGCATCAGCGGAACGGCCGTGGCCAATGGCTCGGTAACCGTCTATATCAATGACAAGAAGAGCGGTGTCGCGCTGGTGGATGAGTCGGGACATTGGATCTTCAGACCCCCAGAGCCCCTGGAAGATGGGGTGTATAGAATGACGGCTGAGGCGACGGACGTGGCTGGCAACACCAGCGAGCAGCACTCGCTGGTTCGAGTCTTCACCGTTCGCTACATGGAGGGGGAGCCGCTTCGGTCGATTGGTGGCGGGTTGAGTTGCACCGCCTCGGGCACCGGTGTCTCTCTGTCCCTGCTGGGAGTGGGGGGGTTGATCCTGCTCTCCGCTCGACGCCGCCATCGCCGCTGA
- a CDS encoding SDR family oxidoreductase, protein MRHVTTVVGATGLLGGRICEHLVAADVPVRALVRPTSAPDRVERLARAGVEPRRGELKDPASLDAVCEGARAVISTASSTLSRQAGDSIQSVDLNGQLALVKAARRAGVEHFVLISFAPLQGRFPLQDAKRAVEEALRRSGIPRYTVLQPSYFTEVWLSPALGFDYRNARARLFGTGHGGMNWISVEDVARAAVKALTSPRAWNAVLELGGEEALGQLDVVHLFEQWSGRSWTLEHVPEQELREQCIGATDPLQRSFAALMLNVALGAPVDPRPAMEALSLRPSRLRDYVARVVAEQSLPQREPQMS, encoded by the coding sequence ATGAGGCACGTCACGACCGTGGTAGGCGCCACCGGGCTGCTGGGCGGTAGGATCTGCGAGCATCTGGTGGCGGCGGACGTGCCCGTGAGGGCCCTGGTCCGGCCGACCTCGGCTCCAGACAGGGTCGAGCGGTTGGCGCGGGCGGGGGTGGAGCCCCGGCGGGGAGAGCTGAAGGATCCCGCCTCGCTCGATGCGGTCTGCGAGGGAGCCCGGGCGGTCATCTCGACGGCCTCCTCCACGCTGTCGCGACAGGCGGGAGACTCCATTCAATCCGTGGATCTGAACGGTCAGCTCGCCCTCGTGAAGGCCGCCCGGCGCGCCGGAGTGGAGCACTTCGTTCTCATCTCCTTCGCTCCCCTCCAGGGGCGCTTTCCCCTGCAGGATGCCAAGCGCGCGGTGGAGGAGGCGCTGAGGAGGAGTGGAATTCCCCGCTACACCGTCCTCCAGCCCAGCTACTTCACCGAGGTCTGGCTGAGCCCCGCCCTCGGCTTCGATTACCGGAATGCCCGGGCCCGCCTCTTCGGAACGGGGCACGGAGGGATGAACTGGATCTCCGTCGAGGACGTGGCCCGCGCCGCCGTGAAGGCCCTGACGAGTCCCCGGGCCTGGAACGCGGTGCTCGAGCTCGGCGGGGAAGAGGCGCTCGGCCAGCTCGACGTGGTCCACCTCTTCGAGCAGTGGAGCGGGCGGTCCTGGACCCTGGAGCACGTGCCCGAGCAGGAGCTTCGCGAGCAGTGCATCGGCGCCACGGATCCGCTCCAGCGCTCCTTCGCCGCGCTGATGCTCAATGTCGCGCTCGGAGCCCCGGTCGATCCCAGGCCGGCGATGGAGGCCCTGTCGCTACGCCCCAGCCGACTACGCGACTACGTGGCGCGCGTGGTGGCCGAGCAGTCGCTGCCGCAACGTGAACCCCAGATGAGCTGA
- a CDS encoding Ig-like domain-containing protein: MQITQPAKDEGVGSRAPIIKGKVEDPFSTVRVFVDEELAGSVEAEADGDWILETSLNLANGPHTVSAEATDPAGNVGARSSSIPFSVDTEPPETNIVEGPPSIHYSGVAVFIFESPSGATNFECQLDDAADFTACAAAQLYTNLAEGSHSLKVRAKDSAGNVDPSPSVHQWSVSLQAASAPDLLEPADGAVVDTEFPVISGRTQAQRLVAVYIDDVKSGVALADESGAWSFRPTAPLKEGEHKLNVGSLDASGNTLEPRSATRSFSVSLGGCAASGAQPLLPLMGLVLLAMRRRRS, translated from the coding sequence GTGCAGATCACCCAGCCCGCGAAGGACGAGGGGGTGGGCTCGCGAGCGCCGATCATCAAGGGAAAGGTCGAGGACCCATTCAGCACGGTTCGCGTCTTCGTTGACGAGGAACTCGCGGGTTCCGTGGAGGCTGAGGCGGACGGAGATTGGATCCTGGAGACCTCCCTGAATCTGGCCAACGGGCCTCACACTGTGAGCGCGGAGGCCACGGATCCGGCGGGCAACGTGGGGGCTCGCTCCTCCTCCATCCCCTTCAGTGTGGATACGGAGCCTCCTGAAACCAACATCGTCGAGGGTCCGCCGTCCATCCACTACTCCGGAGTCGCCGTCTTCATCTTCGAGTCCCCCAGTGGGGCCACGAACTTCGAGTGCCAGCTCGATGATGCGGCCGACTTCACCGCTTGCGCGGCGGCGCAGCTCTACACGAACCTCGCCGAGGGTTCTCACTCGTTGAAGGTGCGTGCCAAGGACAGCGCGGGCAACGTGGACCCGTCTCCCTCGGTCCATCAATGGAGTGTCTCCCTCCAGGCTGCCTCCGCTCCGGATCTCCTGGAACCCGCGGACGGCGCCGTCGTGGATACCGAGTTCCCGGTTATCTCCGGGCGGACTCAGGCCCAGAGGCTGGTGGCCGTCTACATCGATGACGTGAAGAGCGGCGTGGCGCTGGCCGACGAGTCCGGAGCTTGGAGCTTCAGGCCAACGGCTCCCTTGAAGGAGGGCGAGCACAAGCTGAACGTGGGCTCATTGGATGCCAGCGGAAACACTCTCGAGCCGCGTTCCGCTACGCGCTCCTTCTCCGTCTCACTCGGGGGCTGTGCCGCCTCGGGCGCGCAGCCGCTGCTGCCCCTGATGGGCCTGGTCCTACTCGCCATGCGTCGGCGTCGGAGCTGA
- a CDS encoding Ig-like domain-containing protein yields the protein MVGSRAPVIKGKVDDPFSTVRVFVDGELAGSEQADDLGMWTIETTVNLGNGPHSVSAEATDPAGNVGARSASIPFNVDTEPPETNIVEGPPSVHYSGIAVFIFESPSGATNFECQLDDAADFTACAAAQLYTNLAEGSHSLKVRAKDSAGNVDPSPSVHQWSVSLLASSAPEILEPADGAVVDTEFPVISGRTQAQRLVAVYIDDVKSGVVLADDSGAWSFRPTAPLKEGEHKLNVGALDASGNTLEPRSATRSFSVSLGGCAASGAQPLLPLLGLVLLAMRRRRA from the coding sequence ATGGTGGGCTCGCGAGCGCCGGTCATCAAGGGAAAGGTCGATGATCCATTCAGCACGGTTCGCGTCTTCGTGGACGGGGAACTCGCGGGTTCCGAGCAGGCGGACGATCTCGGGATGTGGACTATTGAGACCACCGTGAATCTGGGCAATGGGCCCCACTCGGTGAGCGCGGAGGCCACCGATCCGGCGGGCAACGTGGGGGCTCGCTCCGCCTCCATCCCCTTCAATGTGGATACGGAGCCTCCTGAAACCAACATCGTCGAGGGTCCGCCGTCCGTCCACTACTCCGGGATCGCCGTCTTCATCTTCGAGTCCCCCAGTGGGGCCACGAATTTCGAGTGCCAGCTCGATGATGCGGCCGACTTCACCGCTTGTGCGGCGGCACAGCTCTATACGAACCTCGCCGAGGGTTCTCACTCGTTGAAGGTGCGTGCCAAGGACAGCGCGGGCAACGTGGATCCGTCTCCCTCCGTCCATCAATGGAGCGTCTCTCTCCTGGCTTCCTCCGCTCCGGAAATTTTGGAGCCTGCGGACGGCGCCGTCGTGGATACCGAGTTCCCGGTCATCTCCGGGCGGACCCAGGCCCAGAGGCTGGTGGCTGTCTACATCGATGACGTGAAGAGTGGCGTGGTGCTGGCCGACGACTCCGGGGCTTGGAGCTTCAGGCCAACGGCTCCCTTGAAGGAGGGCGAGCACAAGCTGAACGTGGGCGCGTTGGATGCCAGCGGAAACACTCTCGAGCCGCGTTCCGCTACGCGCTCCTTCTCCGTCTCACTCGGGGGCTGTGCCGCCTCGGGCGCGCAGCCGCTGCTGCCCCTGCTGGGCCTGGTCCTGCTCGCCATGCGTCGGCGTCGGGCCTGA